Sequence from the Saccharopolyspora pogona genome:
ATGACCCGGGCCCGGGTGCACGGCTTCTACCGGCGCAGCTACGAGATGCCGAAGATGGTCGTCGCCGCGGCCGGGAACGTCGACCACGGCCGCGTGCTGCGGCTGCTCCGCAAGGCGCTCGGCGACCGGCTGGACGGCGAGGTGCAGCCCGCTCCGCCGCGCATGGGCCGGGCCCGGTTGCCGAAGCAGCAGCCGCTGGCGCTGCAGACGGACGACACCGAGCAGGCGCATCTGCTGATGGGCTGCCGCGGCTTCAACCGCCACGACGAGCGCCGGTTCGCGCTCGGGGTGCTCAACGCGGCGCTGGGCGGCGGCATGAGCTCGCGGCTGTTCCAGGAGGTCCGCGAGCGGCGGGGCCTGGCCTACTCGGTGTACTCGACCACCACTGCGTACTCCGACGCCGGGACGTTCTCGGTGTACGCGGGCTGCACCCCGGACAGGCTCGGCGAGGTCGCGACGGTTATCCGCGGCGTGCTGGCCGGTGTCGCGGCCGACGGGCTGACCGAGGACGAGGTGGAGCGCGGCCGCGGGCAGCTGCGCGGCGGCCTGGTGCTCGGTCTGGAGGACAGCGCCTCGCGGATGAGCCGGATCGGCAAGACCGAGCTCAACTACGGCAGGCACTTCACGGTCGAGCAAACCCTGGAGCGCATCGACGCGGTCACCGCGGCGGAGGTGGCGGAGCTGGCTGCCGAGCTCCTGCGGCGCCCGCTCACCACCACCATCGTCGGGCCGTACGACTCGCCGGCGGATCTGCCCGACGGGGTGTGACGTGGAGCGAACGGACCGTTTGCGTCGTCTAGCGGCGTGACCGGTCCGTTCGCTCCAGATCATCGGCGTGCGGTACCCGGACGCGGATTGTGCAGCTGAGCTGCATAGACTCCGAGGTGGCTTCGACGTCGAGGTGGGAAGGTAGTCGTCACGTGAACAGCCCGATCAAGGTCGGCGTCCTGGGTGCCCGCGGGCGGATGGGATCCGAGGCGGTTCGCGCCGTCGGAGAGGCCCCCGACACCGAACTGGTCGCCGCGATCAACCGCGAGGACAGCCTGACCGGGCTGGTCAAGGGCGGCGCACAGGTCGCCGTCGATCTCACCCACCCCGACGCGGTCCTCGACAACATCCGGTTCTGCGTCGAGCACGGCATCCACGTGGTCGTCGGCACCAGCGGGCTCGGTGCCCCGGAACTGGACACCGTTCGTTCCTGGCTGGCCGACCGGCCGGAGGTCGGCGTGCTGGTCGCGCCGAACTTCGCGATCGGCGCGGTCCTGTCGATGCGGTTCGCCGAGCTGGCCGCGAAGTTCTTCGA
This genomic interval carries:
- a CDS encoding M16 family metallopeptidase; the encoded protein is MKQKQTRAGHLQRPGTTRVLGRNGDVAVRRTVLPGGLRVVTEPVPGVRSASVGIWVAVGSRDEGRPQAGAAHYLEHLLFKGTAKRTAVDIAQEIDAVGGELNAFTSKEHTCYYAHVLDRDLPLAIDMLCDVVFDALNAKSDVDVERSVVLEEIAMRDDDPEDLLHELFTSAVLGDHPLGRSVLGTEDSIANMTRARVHGFYRRSYEMPKMVVAAAGNVDHGRVLRLLRKALGDRLDGEVQPAPPRMGRARLPKQQPLALQTDDTEQAHLLMGCRGFNRHDERRFALGVLNAALGGGMSSRLFQEVRERRGLAYSVYSTTTAYSDAGTFSVYAGCTPDRLGEVATVIRGVLAGVAADGLTEDEVERGRGQLRGGLVLGLEDSASRMSRIGKTELNYGRHFTVEQTLERIDAVTAAEVAELAAELLRRPLTTTIVGPYDSPADLPDGV
- the dapB gene encoding 4-hydroxy-tetrahydrodipicolinate reductase; this encodes MNSPIKVGVLGARGRMGSEAVRAVGEAPDTELVAAINREDSLTGLVKGGAQVAVDLTHPDAVLDNIRFCVEHGIHVVVGTSGLGAPELDTVRSWLADRPEVGVLVAPNFAIGAVLSMRFAELAAKFFESVEIVELHHPKKADAPSGTAARTAEVIAQARAEAGLGVAPDATTKELDGARGADVDGVRVHSVRMTGLVAHQEVLFGTEGETLTIRHDSYDRRSFMPGVLLSIREVGARPGLTVGLDVLLGI